From the genome of Clostridia bacterium, one region includes:
- a CDS encoding helix-turn-helix transcriptional regulator: MEYNKITLHDFGRAVSNGPWGKNDVAKKLNRLYYVNGGSCTVKYAQKEFKLTLGNVYILPQAKDFHRVSAENFDHNFFDYYCAPALQFDSFTEIPGNSFGLAEFFTFINSIKLHRRDESDRIVALKFLKSILSYIERHIKLPYISDKFIVTALKLLEENPNISSKEIAEKLSINESYFIRLFSKAMGTSPMKFSQMHKMSVALYMLESGNTVSEITDKCGYSSVSAFGKAFRKAYGCSPSNYKAKK, translated from the coding sequence ATGGAATATAACAAAATTACACTGCACGACTTTGGACGGGCTGTTTCCAATGGTCCGTGGGGCAAAAATGATGTTGCAAAAAAATTAAACCGTCTGTATTATGTAAATGGGGGTAGTTGTACGGTGAAATATGCACAGAAAGAATTTAAGCTCACTCTGGGCAATGTGTATATTTTGCCGCAAGCCAAAGACTTCCACCGTGTATCGGCTGAAAATTTTGACCACAATTTTTTCGATTATTACTGCGCCCCTGCTCTGCAGTTTGACAGTTTTACCGAAATTCCCGGAAACAGCTTTGGGCTTGCAGAATTCTTTACATTTATAAACAGCATTAAACTGCACCGACGGGATGAATCAGATCGCATCGTTGCGTTAAAATTTTTAAAGTCGATACTCTCTTATATAGAACGGCATATAAAATTACCCTACATTTCGGACAAGTTTATTGTAACGGCATTAAAGTTATTGGAAGAAAATCCCAATATTTCATCCAAAGAAATTGCTGAAAAACTTTCTATAAACGAAAGCTATTTTATACGCCTTTTTTCTAAGGCTATGGGCACATCGCCTATGAAATTCAGCCAGATGCACAAGATGTCTGTTGCTCTTTATATGTTGGAAAGCGGAAATACTGTTTCGGAAATTACAGATAAATGCGGATACTCTTCCGTTTCAGCATTCGGCAAGGCATTTCGTAAGGCATACGGATGCTCGCCCAGCAACTACAAAGCAAAGAAATGA